Proteins from one Prosthecobacter sp. genomic window:
- a CDS encoding c-type cytochrome domain-containing protein, producing the protein MLRRCLSSLVFASLRSPLRGSPWLAVSLCSALLPSFASAANAAPLDYDRDIRPFLKENCIACHNKTTTKGGLNMETPELMAKGGETDKGIIPGKGADSIMFQAAAHTWDSEMPPKGNKVGAVNLTTEQLALFKAWIDQGAKASPKREVIISWEPLPSGLQTIYAIAATPQGDFAAAARANQISIYHLPTHSLVTKLTDETLLKSGLYKQPGVAHRDMVQSLAFSPDGTRLATGSFREVKLWKRETKTVAAPVPTHPKFTAVQEADNTIKLTETAGGKLIAHIKTDLTVEQALAQRSLAATRASLEVTYQNEAIKKAETDATEQTNRLKKANELADLAKKALEEKKKDIKPKEDAKVAAEKAAKEIGAQFAMASSGKPDDALAKKHAEAQALAAKAALDLKLAQTALTRAEAVITAATNEAKLITESQKQPQPAPAELAEQNNRLKEQVDRLRKASDLGELVILAKPALEERRKAVKPKEDAKAAADKAAKEVADQVAKVSTGKPDDALIKQNTEAQDKATKAASDFKLAQEALTRAEAAITDTANEIKLVTENEKKSKQNVVDAKARLEVVKKELEKANADRDLIAKTLTTGLKKAKALQFSANGFELIATFDAGPALAWSTVNGKPIAPGSSSTTWVLERSFGTGDGKSLITDRANSIAFSPDGKTLAIGSGEPSRSGDITLWDVATGTLTKTYAERHLDSIFALDFSPDGKLLASGGADKAVRITDLSTGKVVKVFEGHTHHVLGVSWRADGRLLASSGADNVVKIWDWTTGDRRKNVDGWDKEVTGIRYLGAADQIATSAGDTKLRLITSDGGEVKQLPGSTAFLQALATNQAGDLILGGDQDGTVRAWDVTSAKVVAEFKP; encoded by the coding sequence ATGCTCCGCCGCTGCCTCTCCTCACTTGTCTTTGCTTCGCTTCGCTCACCCCTTCGGGGCAGCCCTTGGCTGGCTGTCTCGCTTTGCTCGGCTCTGCTTCCGTCATTCGCCAGTGCGGCGAACGCCGCGCCCCTCGATTACGACCGCGACATCCGTCCCTTCCTCAAAGAGAACTGCATCGCCTGCCATAACAAGACCACGACCAAAGGCGGTCTCAACATGGAGACGCCGGAGCTGATGGCGAAGGGCGGTGAGACTGACAAGGGCATCATCCCAGGCAAGGGGGCTGACAGCATCATGTTTCAGGCTGCCGCGCACACCTGGGACTCCGAAATGCCGCCAAAGGGCAACAAGGTCGGCGCGGTGAACCTCACCACCGAGCAGCTCGCGCTTTTCAAAGCATGGATCGACCAAGGTGCGAAGGCCTCGCCTAAAAGAGAAGTCATCATCTCATGGGAGCCGCTGCCGTCCGGCTTGCAGACCATCTACGCCATCGCCGCCACACCGCAGGGCGACTTCGCCGCCGCCGCACGCGCGAACCAGATCAGCATCTACCATCTGCCCACGCACAGCCTTGTCACCAAGCTCACCGACGAGACCCTGCTCAAATCCGGCCTCTACAAGCAGCCCGGCGTCGCACATCGCGACATGGTGCAATCTCTCGCCTTCAGCCCGGATGGCACACGGCTCGCCACGGGCAGCTTTCGAGAGGTGAAGCTGTGGAAACGCGAAACGAAGACCGTTGCCGCCCCGGTGCCGACGCATCCGAAGTTCACCGCCGTCCAGGAGGCCGACAACACGATCAAGCTCACCGAAACTGCTGGCGGCAAGCTCATCGCCCACATCAAGACTGACCTCACGGTCGAGCAGGCTCTCGCTCAGCGCAGCCTAGCAGCCACGCGGGCCAGTTTGGAAGTCACCTATCAAAACGAGGCCATCAAGAAGGCCGAGACCGATGCCACCGAGCAGACGAATCGCTTGAAGAAAGCCAATGAACTCGCTGATCTCGCCAAGAAAGCGCTCGAAGAGAAAAAGAAGGACATCAAGCCCAAGGAAGACGCCAAAGTAGCCGCCGAGAAGGCCGCGAAGGAAATCGGTGCTCAATTCGCCATGGCATCGTCAGGCAAGCCGGATGATGCGCTGGCCAAAAAGCACGCCGAAGCTCAAGCCCTGGCTGCCAAGGCCGCCCTCGACCTCAAACTCGCCCAGACAGCCCTCACACGCGCCGAGGCAGTCATCACCGCCGCTACCAACGAAGCCAAACTCATCACCGAAAGCCAGAAGCAGCCCCAGCCAGCTCCCGCTGAGCTCGCCGAACAGAATAATCGCTTGAAGGAGCAGGTGGATCGCTTGAGGAAGGCTAGCGATCTCGGCGAGCTCGTCATACTCGCGAAGCCGGCGCTCGAAGAGAGAAGGAAGGCCGTCAAGCCCAAGGAAGACGCCAAAGCTGCCGCTGACAAAGCCGCGAAGGAAGTCGCCGATCAAGTTGCCAAGGTATCGACCGGCAAACCAGATGATGCTTTGATCAAACAGAACACCGAAGCTCAGGACAAAGCCACCAAGGCCGCCAGTGACTTCAAGCTCGCGCAAGAAGCCCTCACCCGCGCCGAAGCTGCCATCACCGACACGGCCAATGAAATCAAACTCGTCACTGAAAACGAGAAGAAGTCCAAGCAGAACGTCGTCGATGCCAAAGCACGTCTCGAAGTCGTGAAGAAGGAACTCGAGAAGGCGAACGCGGATCGCGACCTCATTGCCAAAACGCTTACGACCGGCCTCAAGAAGGCCAAGGCACTCCAGTTCTCCGCCAACGGCTTCGAACTCATCGCCACCTTTGATGCTGGCCCCGCGCTTGCCTGGAGCACCGTGAACGGCAAGCCCATCGCGCCCGGCAGCAGCAGCACCACCTGGGTTCTTGAACGCAGCTTCGGCACTGGCGACGGCAAATCACTCATCACCGACCGCGCCAACAGCATCGCCTTCAGCCCTGATGGCAAAACGCTCGCCATCGGCAGCGGAGAGCCTTCCCGCAGCGGCGACATCACGCTGTGGGATGTTGCCACTGGCACGCTCACCAAGACTTATGCCGAGCGTCATCTCGACAGCATCTTCGCGCTCGATTTTTCCCCCGATGGCAAGCTCCTCGCCTCCGGCGGAGCCGACAAGGCCGTGCGCATCACTGATTTGAGCACCGGCAAAGTGGTGAAGGTCTTTGAAGGCCACACGCATCATGTGCTGGGCGTTTCCTGGCGTGCGGATGGCCGCCTGCTCGCCAGCAGTGGTGCGGACAACGTCGTCAAAATCTGGGACTGGACCACCGGAGATCGCCGCAAAAACGTCGATGGCTGGGACAAAGAAGTCACCGGTATCCGTTACCTCGGCGCTGCCGACCAGATCGCCACCAGCGCCGGTGACACCAAACTGCGCCTCATCACCAGCGACGGCGGCGAAGTGAAACAACTCCCCGGCTCCACCGCTTTCCTCCAGGCCCTCGCCACCAATCAAGCCGGCGATCTCATCCTCGGCGGCGATCAAGACGGCACCGTGAGAGCGTGGGATGTGACCTCCGCGAAAGTCGTGGCCGAGTTCAAGCCGTGA
- a CDS encoding sigma-70 family RNA polymerase sigma factor: MNTADTHAAQIFLSHHDFVKGVALKYAPWPGLMDDITQQVFLEFMAKESKWDLSNDARPLLATMTRHIAMRLWRERTRQQPEVVQKLADHIRLLADEREKPPRYEDEIGVLRSCLQKLPEKSRELVELYYYNEVGTPEIAEQINMKADTVCRALSRVREKLRECIQQSMNQGGHTHA; the protein is encoded by the coding sequence ATGAACACTGCCGATACTCACGCAGCCCAGATTTTTCTCTCCCATCACGACTTTGTGAAGGGCGTGGCGCTGAAATATGCCCCCTGGCCGGGCCTCATGGACGACATCACGCAGCAGGTGTTTCTCGAATTCATGGCGAAGGAGTCGAAATGGGATCTCAGCAACGACGCACGGCCGCTGCTGGCCACGATGACGCGCCACATCGCCATGCGGCTGTGGCGTGAGCGCACGCGGCAGCAGCCGGAGGTGGTGCAAAAGCTGGCGGATCACATTCGATTGCTGGCGGATGAGCGTGAGAAGCCACCACGCTACGAGGACGAGATCGGCGTGCTGCGCTCCTGCCTGCAAAAGCTGCCGGAGAAAAGCCGCGAACTGGTGGAACTCTATTATTACAACGAAGTCGGCACGCCGGAGATCGCGGAGCAGATCAACATGAAGGCGGACACAGTCTGCCGGGCGCTTTCACGCGTGCGCGAAAAGCTGCGCGAGTGCATCCAGCAATCCATGAACCAGGGAGGCCACACGCATGCTTGA
- a CDS encoding LamG-like jellyroll fold domain-containing protein, whose product MLDSDTLIQHYLEGTLSDAEAEELHELLKAQPELGEKLIQHFEMDAMLRATKPLAANNIIRPALLPKRRFTFATVTSVAALAACVTLLGTWIVLPWLKSDVEETTASVAVLTRGVNLEWESAAITPGTPLSPGLLKWKSGIAQIEFYQGARVLIEGPAELQLISSGEATCTRGKLSANVPPQAKGFRINTPKGTIVDLGTEFGLDVSDAGSEVHVFKGEVELHKAAESMKSLKEGQAMTFAAESQLLAANASSFASLNEINARTALSDRSQFERWQAQSAILNADPSLKLHFDFQDDETARSLRNHAKAGEDGSIVGAAWTMGRWPGKRALEFRNVSDRVRISIAGETKALTMGVWLRVNGLDRSLNSIFMSEGWGDRKTHWQITREGKIRLGVAGSHGKRHADYDTPVFFTPERFGRWMHLAVVFDPTAKEVRHYVNGSLLARLPLQDASPLKIGIAELGNWNDRRTGGVAIRHLSGAMDEFALWDRALGDAEITALAK is encoded by the coding sequence ATGCTTGATTCAGACACCTTGATTCAGCATTACCTCGAAGGCACGCTCAGCGATGCCGAGGCGGAGGAGTTGCATGAATTGCTCAAAGCCCAGCCAGAACTCGGCGAAAAGTTGATCCAGCACTTCGAGATGGACGCGATGCTCCGCGCCACGAAGCCTTTGGCCGCGAATAACATCATCCGGCCCGCCTTGCTGCCGAAACGCCGTTTCACCTTCGCCACCGTCACCAGTGTGGCCGCGCTGGCGGCCTGCGTCACACTGCTGGGCACGTGGATCGTGCTGCCGTGGCTGAAATCGGACGTGGAAGAGACCACTGCCTCCGTCGCCGTGCTCACACGCGGCGTGAATCTCGAATGGGAATCCGCCGCCATCACACCGGGCACGCCGCTTTCGCCGGGGCTGCTCAAATGGAAGTCCGGCATCGCGCAGATCGAGTTTTACCAAGGCGCTCGCGTGTTGATCGAAGGGCCCGCCGAACTGCAACTCATCTCCAGCGGCGAGGCCACCTGCACCCGCGGCAAACTCAGCGCCAACGTGCCGCCGCAGGCCAAAGGCTTCCGCATCAACACGCCCAAAGGCACCATCGTCGATCTCGGCACCGAGTTCGGCCTTGATGTCAGCGACGCAGGCTCCGAGGTCCATGTCTTCAAAGGCGAGGTCGAGCTGCACAAGGCCGCCGAGTCGATGAAATCGCTCAAAGAAGGCCAGGCGATGACCTTCGCGGCCGAATCACAACTCCTCGCGGCAAATGCATCGAGCTTTGCCTCGCTCAATGAAATCAACGCCCGCACCGCGTTGTCGGATCGCTCGCAGTTTGAGCGCTGGCAGGCGCAAAGCGCCATACTGAACGCCGATCCGAGTTTGAAGCTCCATTTCGACTTTCAAGACGACGAGACCGCCCGCTCGCTGCGCAATCACGCAAAAGCAGGCGAGGACGGCAGCATCGTCGGCGCCGCATGGACGATGGGACGCTGGCCCGGCAAGCGCGCGCTCGAATTTCGCAACGTCAGCGACCGTGTGCGCATCAGCATCGCAGGCGAGACCAAGGCACTCACGATGGGCGTGTGGCTGCGTGTGAACGGACTCGACCGCTCCTTGAACTCCATCTTCATGTCTGAAGGCTGGGGTGACCGTAAAACCCACTGGCAAATCACCCGCGAAGGTAAAATCCGCCTCGGCGTGGCTGGTTCGCATGGCAAGCGGCACGCTGATTATGACACGCCGGTTTTCTTCACGCCGGAACGATTTGGCCGCTGGATGCACCTCGCCGTCGTCTTTGATCCCACGGCCAAAGAAGTCCGCCATTACGTCAACGGCAGCCTGCTGGCCCGCCTGCCACTCCAAGACGCCTCACCGCTCAAAATCGGCATCGCCGAGCTCGGCAACTGGAACGACCGCCGCACCGGTGGCGTCGCCATCCGTCACCTCAGCGGTGCGATGGACGAGTTCGCGCTGTGGGATCGTGCTCTCGGTGATGCCGAGATCACTGCCCTCGCGAAGTGA
- a CDS encoding PVC-type heme-binding CxxCH protein, producing the protein MKHILLVLFTLVSLTSAAPLIFEGTEGPGKGKHIVFLAGDHEYRSEETLPAIARILAKHHGFKCTVLFDIDPDGNIAAGEPQNIPGMEALDSADLAVVFLRFQGLPPEQMKHLDAYLNRGGPVIGLRTATHAFKGTPEPYAKYDYNAKVAGYESGFGHQVLGQTWVGHYGTNHKQSTRIAIVPDKASHPILRGVKDVWVQAGGYVGKPTSGEILTMAQPLNGMTPDSPADTTKPPMPSEWTRSYKSASGKEGRVFTSLYGTSEDITNEGYRRLLVNGIFWSLGLENKIKADMNIAFVGAAKPNTFGGGAYARGIKSEMYAGFASPIPANNNTKNPDAKPTKKEEKKAEKQAAKADASAKPSVATGKPARYVRIEIPGDKRCLQIAEIEVMSGGKNIAKGGKATQSTTTNGGDASRALDGDKSPAWGKGMTHTKENQPNPWWEVDLGTAQEVDTISLWSRASFSDRLGDFTLQLLDDGRKAVFEVKNIAGPEALTIDVKGGGKLAYLTFDGKPGKPAVKGSSGGGGKPAVPEPALVEVPADYKDTLPFAFSKGDTVAILGNGLPDRMQHDGWMETVLQSALPEQNVRFRNMSASGDRPNSFPRSGGHMHMTDYLRHVKPDVVFAFFGYNESFENKPDDFKKQLVDFVKYVRGTKPNGKTFPRIVLFSPIAHEDTKNPNVPSGAEHNPQLEAYTKATEAAAKEAGVGFVDLFHPSLDLFKAAKEPLTINGVHLSAEGNRQLAEVIAKALLGKEVTASASLEELREAVMEKDVHWNARYRARDGNDVWGGRSTLAFTDGQTNAVVLQHELTMLDVMTGNRDAKVWARSKGGDLEVDDSNVPPPVPVISNVGGKSKSSSAMKEGRTEYISGQDAIKHMAFDPRFEVSLFADEAQFPQLVNPVQMQVDTKGRLWAAVWHTYPMWEPLKEMKDALVICHDDNKDGKADRITEFARVQNPLGFEFWNGGVIVTCAPDIIFLKDTDGDDVADVRTIMLQGVDFADTHHGANNLVMGPDGGIYWQSGVFMVHNHEHPWGPSLQTGTSAMYRFDPRRFTIAKHADNSPNPHGIAFDTWGYHYATDGTGGRAYQVRPEGNGFKMYELLKKEVRPVTASEVVSSTHFPEDMQGDFLICNVIGFLGIKHYDLARDGDKATVWGEPAGAELTVKVTQADGSVTEDKSRGLLMSGDKNFRPSDAIFGEDGALYIADWHNVIIGHMQHNVRDPNRDHKHGRIYRMTAKGRDLQKPVAIDGQPVPALLGNLKHPADGVRHRTRVELSERPTAEVIAATKEWMKQFDSTKKEDAHHLLEALWLHQQHNVRDTALLTKLQTSPELHARNAANVVQQLWFNVEASTKGGVIAGEAEEKAQKSGILSDTADLTTIRIATIRERLMYDVKELNVKTGKKIKLTFANTDVMPHNLLVTKPGKADAVMNAAIVMGAAGFEKGFIPPGDDVLHHTKLLDMGKEEVLEFTLPAAGDYPFVCSFPGHGIIMRGVLHVK; encoded by the coding sequence ATGAAACACATCCTCCTCGTCCTGTTCACCCTCGTTTCGCTCACCAGCGCCGCACCGCTCATCTTTGAAGGCACGGAAGGGCCGGGCAAGGGCAAGCACATCGTCTTTTTGGCGGGAGATCATGAATATCGCTCTGAAGAAACGCTGCCAGCTATCGCGCGCATTTTGGCGAAGCATCATGGCTTCAAATGCACGGTGCTCTTTGACATCGACCCGGATGGCAACATCGCCGCTGGTGAGCCGCAGAACATTCCCGGCATGGAGGCTCTCGACTCCGCCGATCTCGCCGTGGTGTTTCTGCGTTTCCAAGGATTGCCGCCGGAGCAGATGAAGCATCTGGATGCTTACCTGAATCGCGGTGGTCCCGTCATTGGCCTGCGCACGGCCACACATGCCTTCAAAGGCACGCCTGAGCCTTACGCCAAGTATGACTACAACGCCAAGGTCGCGGGTTACGAGTCCGGCTTCGGCCATCAGGTGCTTGGGCAGACGTGGGTGGGGCACTACGGCACGAATCACAAGCAGAGCACGCGCATCGCTATCGTGCCGGACAAGGCCTCGCATCCCATTCTGCGCGGCGTGAAGGACGTTTGGGTACAGGCGGGCGGTTACGTCGGCAAACCGACCTCCGGCGAGATTTTGACGATGGCGCAGCCGCTGAACGGCATGACGCCCGATTCACCTGCTGACACCACGAAGCCACCGATGCCCAGCGAGTGGACGCGCAGCTACAAATCCGCCTCCGGCAAGGAAGGCCGCGTGTTCACGTCGCTGTATGGCACTTCGGAAGACATCACGAACGAAGGTTATCGTCGCCTGCTCGTGAACGGCATCTTCTGGTCGCTTGGGTTGGAAAATAAGATCAAGGCAGACATGAACATCGCCTTCGTCGGTGCGGCGAAACCCAACACCTTTGGCGGTGGTGCGTATGCTCGCGGTATCAAGTCGGAGATGTATGCAGGCTTTGCGAGTCCGATCCCGGCGAACAACAACACGAAGAATCCAGACGCGAAGCCGACGAAGAAGGAAGAAAAGAAAGCCGAGAAGCAGGCTGCTAAAGCAGATGCTTCGGCCAAACCTTCGGTCGCCACAGGCAAACCGGCGCGTTATGTGCGCATTGAGATTCCCGGTGACAAACGCTGCCTGCAAATCGCGGAAATCGAGGTGATGAGCGGCGGCAAGAACATCGCGAAAGGCGGCAAGGCCACGCAATCGACGACGACGAATGGTGGCGATGCGAGCCGGGCGCTGGATGGCGACAAGAGCCCGGCTTGGGGCAAGGGCATGACGCATACGAAGGAAAATCAGCCGAATCCGTGGTGGGAGGTGGATTTGGGCACGGCGCAGGAAGTGGACACGATTTCGCTTTGGAGCCGCGCGAGCTTCTCGGATCGTTTGGGCGACTTCACGCTGCAATTGCTCGATGACGGCCGCAAAGCGGTGTTTGAGGTCAAAAACATCGCAGGACCGGAAGCGCTGACGATTGATGTCAAAGGCGGCGGCAAACTGGCCTACCTCACCTTTGATGGAAAACCGGGTAAACCGGCGGTGAAGGGCAGTAGCGGCGGTGGAGGCAAACCGGCGGTTCCAGAGCCAGCGCTCGTCGAGGTGCCCGCCGACTACAAAGACACGCTGCCCTTCGCTTTCAGCAAAGGCGACACTGTCGCGATCCTCGGCAATGGCCTTCCTGACCGCATGCAGCACGATGGCTGGATGGAGACGGTACTGCAAAGCGCCCTGCCAGAGCAGAACGTGCGCTTCCGCAACATGAGCGCCAGCGGAGACCGCCCGAACTCCTTCCCCCGCAGCGGCGGGCACATGCACATGACGGATTACCTGCGTCATGTGAAGCCGGATGTCGTGTTCGCCTTCTTCGGCTACAACGAGTCCTTCGAGAACAAGCCGGACGACTTCAAAAAGCAGCTCGTGGATTTCGTGAAGTATGTGCGCGGCACAAAGCCCAACGGCAAAACCTTCCCGCGCATCGTGCTCTTCAGCCCCATTGCGCATGAGGACACGAAAAACCCGAACGTCCCGAGCGGTGCGGAGCACAATCCGCAGCTCGAAGCCTACACGAAGGCCACCGAGGCCGCCGCGAAGGAAGCGGGCGTGGGCTTTGTCGATCTCTTCCACCCCTCGCTCGATCTTTTCAAAGCCGCCAAGGAGCCGCTGACGATCAATGGCGTGCATCTCAGCGCCGAGGGCAATCGCCAGCTCGCCGAAGTCATCGCGAAGGCTTTGCTTGGCAAGGAAGTGACCGCGTCCGCGTCGCTCGAAGAACTGCGAGAGGCCGTGATGGAGAAGGACGTGCATTGGAACGCCCGCTACCGTGCCCGCGATGGCAATGACGTGTGGGGTGGCCGCTCGACGCTCGCCTTCACGGATGGCCAAACCAACGCCGTGGTGCTCCAGCATGAGCTGACGATGCTTGATGTCATGACCGGCAATCGCGATGCCAAAGTGTGGGCGCGATCCAAAGGCGGCGACCTCGAAGTCGATGACAGCAACGTGCCGCCACCCGTGCCGGTGATTTCCAATGTCGGTGGCAAATCGAAGTCATCGAGCGCCATGAAGGAAGGCCGCACGGAATACATCAGCGGTCAGGACGCGATCAAGCACATGGCCTTTGATCCGCGCTTTGAAGTGAGCCTGTTTGCCGATGAAGCACAGTTCCCGCAGCTCGTGAATCCCGTGCAAATGCAGGTCGATACCAAAGGCCGCCTCTGGGCCGCCGTGTGGCACACCTACCCGATGTGGGAGCCTCTCAAAGAGATGAAGGACGCCCTCGTCATCTGCCACGACGACAACAAAGACGGCAAAGCGGATCGCATCACCGAGTTTGCCCGCGTGCAGAATCCGCTCGGCTTTGAGTTCTGGAATGGCGGCGTCATCGTCACCTGCGCCCCCGACATCATCTTCCTCAAAGACACCGATGGCGACGATGTGGCCGACGTGCGCACCATCATGCTGCAAGGCGTCGATTTCGCCGACACGCATCACGGCGCGAACAACCTCGTCATGGGCCCCGATGGCGGCATCTACTGGCAGAGCGGCGTCTTTATGGTGCACAATCACGAGCATCCGTGGGGTCCGTCGCTTCAGACCGGCACCAGCGCCATGTATCGCTTCGATCCGCGCCGCTTCACCATCGCGAAGCACGCCGACAACTCGCCAAACCCGCACGGCATCGCCTTCGACACCTGGGGCTATCATTACGCCACCGACGGCACTGGCGGCCGCGCTTACCAAGTGCGCCCCGAGGGCAACGGCTTCAAAATGTATGAGCTTTTGAAGAAGGAAGTGCGCCCCGTCACCGCGAGCGAAGTCGTCAGCAGCACCCACTTCCCCGAAGACATGCAGGGCGACTTCCTCATCTGCAACGTCATCGGCTTCCTCGGCATCAAGCACTACGATCTCGCTCGCGATGGCGACAAAGCCACCGTCTGGGGCGAGCCCGCCGGTGCCGAACTCACCGTCAAAGTCACGCAGGCCGACGGCAGCGTCACCGAGGACAAATCCCGCGGCCTGCTCATGAGCGGCGACAAAAACTTCCGCCCCAGCGATGCCATCTTCGGCGAAGATGGTGCCCTTTATATCGCCGACTGGCACAACGTCATCATCGGCCACATGCAGCACAACGTCCGCGATCCAAATCGCGACCACAAACACGGCCGCATCTACCGCATGACCGCCAAAGGCCGCGACTTGCAGAAGCCCGTCGCCATCGATGGCCAGCCCGTTCCCGCCTTGCTCGGAAACTTGAAGCATCCCGCCGATGGCGTGCGCCATCGCACCCGCGTCGAACTCAGCGAGCGCCCCACCGCCGAGGTCATTGCCGCCACGAAGGAATGGATGAAGCAATTCGACTCCACGAAGAAGGAAGATGCGCATCACCTTCTCGAAGCCCTCTGGCTCCACCAGCAGCACAACGTCCGCGACACCGCGCTGCTCACCAAACTGCAAACCTCACCCGAACTCCACGCCCGCAACGCCGCCAACGTCGTGCAGCAACTTTGGTTCAACGTCGAAGCCAGCACCAAAGGCGGCGTCATCGCCGGAGAAGCCGAGGAGAAAGCCCAGAAGTCCGGCATCCTCAGCGACACCGCCGATCTGACCACCATCCGCATCGCCACCATCCGCGAGCGCCTCATGTATGACGTGAAGGAGCTCAACGTGAAGACCGGGAAGAAGATCAAGCTCACCTTCGCCAACACCGATGTGATGCCGCACAATCTCCTCGTCACCAAGCCCGGCAAAGCCGACGCCGTCATGAACGCCGCCATCGTCATGGGCGCCGCCGGCTTCGAAAAAGGCTTCATCCCACCCGGCGATGACGTTTTGCACCACACCAAGCTGCTGGACATGGGCAAAGAGGAGGTGCTGGAGTTCACCCTCCCCGCCGCAGGCGATTATCCCTTCGTCTGCAGCTTCCCCGGCCACGGCATCATCATGCGCGGGGTGCTGCATGTGAAGTAG